From a region of the Streptomyces sp. NBC_01454 genome:
- a CDS encoding ABC transporter permease → MSAATMTAPLTKPGADEGRIGIRANLRHIGALVRRNALQIKQDPESMFDVLLMPVIFILLFVYVFGGAIAGKGHQDRYVQYLVPGMMGMMAMNIATAVGSGVNEDFRKGVMDRFRTMPIARSSVLIAKIVVELGRMLIATTILLAMGFLLGLKVTGGLVPLLAAVGLSALFCAGLMWIFILLGLVMKTTQAVQGTAMLILMPLQFGSSVFTRPTSMPGWLEAFTEVNPLSTLADASRALIKGQGAVLHPTLITLAWVVGLTAVTMPLAVAKFRSKT, encoded by the coding sequence ATGAGTGCCGCAACGATGACGGCACCGCTGACCAAGCCGGGCGCCGACGAGGGCCGGATCGGCATCCGCGCCAACCTGCGGCACATCGGCGCGCTGGTGCGGCGCAACGCCCTGCAGATCAAGCAGGACCCGGAGTCGATGTTCGACGTCCTGCTGATGCCGGTCATCTTCATCCTGCTCTTCGTCTACGTCTTCGGCGGTGCGATCGCCGGCAAGGGCCATCAGGACCGCTACGTCCAGTACCTGGTGCCCGGCATGATGGGCATGATGGCGATGAACATCGCCACGGCGGTCGGCTCGGGCGTCAACGAGGACTTCCGCAAGGGCGTGATGGACCGCTTCCGGACGATGCCCATCGCCCGGTCCTCGGTGTTGATCGCGAAGATCGTGGTGGAGCTCGGCCGGATGCTGATCGCCACCACGATCCTGCTGGCGATGGGCTTTCTGCTGGGACTCAAGGTCACCGGCGGCCTCGTGCCCCTCCTCGCCGCGGTCGGGCTGTCCGCACTCTTCTGCGCCGGCCTGATGTGGATCTTCATCCTGCTCGGGCTGGTGATGAAGACGACGCAGGCCGTGCAGGGCACGGCGATGCTGATCCTGATGCCGTTGCAGTTCGGCTCATCCGTCTTCACCCGGCCGACCTCGATGCCCGGCTGGCTGGAGGCCTTCACCGAGGTCAATCCCCTCTCGACCCTGGCGGACGCGTCCCGGGCCCTGATCAAGGGCCAGGGCGCGGTGCTACACCCGACCCTGATCACCCTCGCCTGGGTGGTCGGCCTCACGGCGGTCACCATGCCGCTCGCGGTGGCGAAGTTCCGCAGCAAGACCTGA
- a CDS encoding ATP-binding cassette domain-containing protein, producing the protein MTRQTITTKGGNAVEVRGLVKHFGAVKAVDGVDLDVKEGTVLGVLGPNGAGKTTLVRCLSTLLVPDAGRAVVAGYDVVRQPRALRRTIGLTGQYASVDEKLSGRENLYMIGRLLDLSRKDARRRADELLERFSLTDAARRPAAKYSGGMRRRLDLAASMIGRPSVLYLDEPTTGLDPRTRNEVWEEVQRMVREGATVLLTTQYMEEAEKLAHELTVIDRGRVIAEGGVDELKTKVGGRTLQIRPSEAGELERMAAAVTRAGLDGIADATADHDGGVVNVPIISDEQLTAVVAVLGRQGFALAGIDTHLPSLDEVFLAVTGHKASGTGASEDDMDQQYAEVSA; encoded by the coding sequence ATGACGCGACAGACGATAACCACCAAGGGCGGCAACGCCGTGGAGGTGCGCGGTCTGGTCAAGCACTTCGGCGCGGTCAAGGCCGTCGACGGAGTGGACCTGGACGTGAAGGAAGGCACCGTGCTCGGGGTGCTCGGCCCCAACGGCGCCGGCAAGACGACGCTCGTACGCTGCCTGTCCACCCTCCTGGTGCCGGACGCCGGCCGGGCCGTGGTGGCGGGCTACGACGTGGTGCGCCAGCCCCGCGCACTGCGCCGCACGATCGGCCTGACCGGGCAGTACGCCTCGGTCGACGAAAAACTCTCCGGCCGGGAGAACCTCTACATGATCGGGCGGCTGCTCGATCTGTCCCGCAAGGACGCCCGCCGGCGCGCGGACGAGTTGCTGGAGCGGTTCTCGCTGACCGACGCCGCCAGGCGGCCCGCGGCCAAATACTCCGGCGGTATGCGCCGCCGGCTCGACCTGGCCGCCTCGATGATCGGCCGCCCTTCGGTCCTCTATCTGGACGAGCCCACCACCGGTCTGGATCCCCGCACCCGCAACGAGGTGTGGGAGGAGGTCCAGCGGATGGTGCGCGAGGGCGCGACGGTGCTGCTGACCACCCAGTACATGGAAGAGGCCGAGAAGCTGGCGCACGAGCTGACGGTGATCGACCGCGGCCGGGTGATCGCCGAGGGCGGGGTCGACGAACTGAAGACCAAGGTCGGCGGGCGCACACTCCAGATCCGGCCGTCCGAGGCCGGCGAGCTGGAGCGGATGGCGGCCGCCGTGACCCGGGCCGGCCTGGACGGCATCGCGGACGCCACGGCTGACCACGACGGGGGTGTGGTCAACGTACCGATCATCAGCGACGAACAGCTGACCGCGGTGGTCGCGGTGCTCGGCCGGCAGGGCTTCGCGCTCGCCGGCATCGACACCCATCTGCCCAGCCTGGACGAGGTGTTCCTGGCCGTCACCGGCCACAAGGCGTCCGGGACCGGCGCATCCGAGGACGACATGGACCAGCAGTACGCGGAGGTATCGGCATGA